Within the Maribacter sp. BPC-D8 genome, the region CAGAATTCAAATTAGAAATCACCTTGTACTCACGACTCATATCGTGCCCGCGTTTTGGAGCAGCAAAAGGTGGTCGTCGTAACACGTATTCTTTATTTTCAATATTCAGTAAGTAGGTAAGGTTTGAAAAGCCATTAGCAAATTGCTCAACTTGAAGTTGACTTTCGGCATCAGCAATTAAATTGTTCTCAAGAAGAAATTTCTTAAGATTTACCTGATTTAATTCTTCACCTTCTCTGACTGGTTTTATATTCATATGTTGTTTTCTTTCCTAAATAGGAGGGATGCTTTTAAAATTGATTGACTTTCTTTTGGTTCACCTATTTTGTAATGTCAATAGGTAGCACTTCAGTATTTTAGATATTGAATTCTAGCTTTGTTTGGCGTATTTCTTAATAACATTCTTACCTAACTGACTCATATGTACCTCATCTGGGCCGTCGGCCAATCTCAATGTTCTCGCAGCTGCATAAAAGTGAGCTAGAGGAGTGTCGTTACTTACACCCATACCGCCTAAAATTTGAATGGCTCTATCTATTACGCTCAAAGCCATTTTTGGCGTAACAATTTTTATCATCGCAATTAAATCTTTAGCTTCTTTGTTACCTAGTCTGTCCATTTTATCGGCAGCAGATAATACCAGCAAACGTGTTTGCTCTATTTCACATGCAGAACTAGCGATATCTTGGCGTACACTACTAAAAGTATCTAAGGTTCTGCCAAAAGGCTTACGTTTAGTGGTACGTTCTGACATGATTTCTAGCGAACGCTGTGCCATACCAATTAGGCGCATACAATGATGAATTCGACCTGGTCCCAATCGCCCTTGGGCAATGGCAAAACCTTGTCCTTCACCCACCAATAAATTTTCTTTAGAAACGCGAACATTTTCTAGTAAAATCTCTGCATGTCCTTCGGGAGAATCAGAATAACCAAAAACGGGTAAGTGTCGTATGATTTTCAGTCCAGGAGTATCCATAGGTACTAAAATCATACTTTGCTGTTCATGTCTTGGAGCATCAAAATCTGTTTTCCCCATTACAATACTAATCTTGCAATTAGGATCCATAGCGCCCGACGACCACCATTTTCTACCATTAATAACATACTCATCACCATCGGCAACTATAGATGTTTCAATATTAGTAGCATCTGAAGAAGCAACATCTGGTTCGGTCATTAAAAAAGCAGAACGTATTTCGCCGTTCATTAAAGGTTTTAGCCATTTATCTTGCTGTTCTGGAGTACCGTATTTAGCAAGTACTTCCATATTGCCAGTATCAGGAGCATTACAATTAAAAATTTCGGGAACCCATATGGTACGACCCATTATTTCAGCTAGCGGGGCGTATTCTAAATTGGTTAATCCCGGACTTAAATCGCCATAAGATTTTGGAAGAAAAAGATTCCATAGACCAGCATCTTTAGCCTTTTGTTTTAAGTTTTCCAATCCTGGCCATTTTTTCCAAGCATTCTCCGGATTGTGGTGAAAAGCATCTACTTCGGCTTCTACTGGAAGAATATGTTCATCAACAAAATTTTGTACTTTTTTCTGTAATGCAATTGCTTTTTCACTATGTTCAAAATTCATGAGCTTTTTCTTTTATCAACTTAATACTTTGTACTGAGCACTAAATACTTTCCTTATCCTGAAATTAAATAACCACCATCAACGGTATATTCACCGCCTGTCATATACGAACCGGCATCAGATGCTAGAAGCATTACAACTCCCGCTAATTCATCGGGTATAGCAATTCTTCTCAATGGAACTACAGCTTTATAGCCGGCAGCCAATTTATCATCTGACCAAAGCGCTTCACTAAGTTTTGTTTTTACCAGTCCAGGGCAAACTGCATTAGAGCGAATACCGTGTCTTCCCCATTCTTTTGCTTGATTTTTGGATAGCATGATCATGGCTGCTTTAGAAACACTGTATAAACCAAGGTTGAAACCTGGGTGAATTCCTTCTACGGATGAAATGTTGATAATACTACCGCTACCTTGTGCTTTCATATGCGGATGCACTAAGTTTGAAAGTATGCATGGAGCTTTTACATTTACATTCATAATTTTATCAAAAGCCTCTTCATTAGAAGCTTCTAAAGGTCCGTAATAAGGGTTGATCGCTGCATTGTTTACCAAAATATCTATTCTCCCATATTTCTCAATAGTTTTAGCTATTAATGCTTCGCGCTGGTCTGCTTCGCCAATGTGACATGCAATACCGATTGCTTCAAAACCAGCTTCTTGCATTTCTTTAGCAACAGCGTCAACAGCATCTTGTTTTCGACTGCTGATGACTACTTTTGCTCCGTTTTCTGCCAGACCTTTAGCTATTGAGAGTCCTATTCCTTTACTAGAACCTGTTATTACGGCTACTTTTCCAGTAAGATCAAATCTTTGTTTTATGCTCATTTTTCGTTGTTAGTTGATAGTATTTATGTCACACTGAAAAACATTTATCAGTCTTATTTATTGAACTGTGCTCAGTATGACATTTTAGAATCTAGTATTTTAATTATACAAAAACTTCCTTATCGGTACCTATAGTCAAGGCGG harbors:
- a CDS encoding acyl-CoA dehydrogenase family protein, with the protein product MNFEHSEKAIALQKKVQNFVDEHILPVEAEVDAFHHNPENAWKKWPGLENLKQKAKDAGLWNLFLPKSYGDLSPGLTNLEYAPLAEIMGRTIWVPEIFNCNAPDTGNMEVLAKYGTPEQQDKWLKPLMNGEIRSAFLMTEPDVASSDATNIETSIVADGDEYVINGRKWWSSGAMDPNCKISIVMGKTDFDAPRHEQQSMILVPMDTPGLKIIRHLPVFGYSDSPEGHAEILLENVRVSKENLLVGEGQGFAIAQGRLGPGRIHHCMRLIGMAQRSLEIMSERTTKRKPFGRTLDTFSSVRQDIASSACEIEQTRLLVLSAADKMDRLGNKEAKDLIAMIKIVTPKMALSVIDRAIQILGGMGVSNDTPLAHFYAAARTLRLADGPDEVHMSQLGKNVIKKYAKQS
- a CDS encoding glucose 1-dehydrogenase yields the protein MSIKQRFDLTGKVAVITGSSKGIGLSIAKGLAENGAKVVISSRKQDAVDAVAKEMQEAGFEAIGIACHIGEADQREALIAKTIEKYGRIDILVNNAAINPYYGPLEASNEEAFDKIMNVNVKAPCILSNLVHPHMKAQGSGSIINISSVEGIHPGFNLGLYSVSKAAMIMLSKNQAKEWGRHGIRSNAVCPGLVKTKLSEALWSDDKLAAGYKAVVPLRRIAIPDELAGVVMLLASDAGSYMTGGEYTVDGGYLISG